The following is a genomic window from Deltaproteobacteria bacterium.
GCTGCGCGGTCCGGGGGTTCTGGTCGGCGTTTCCCTCGCCTTCTGCTTCCTGCTTTCTTTCCTTGCGGGCCGGGCGGGACTCGCTCCCATCGTCGGCGCGTTCGCGGCAGGCCTGATCCTGGAGCCGGTCCACTTCCAGGCTTTCGGAGAGCGCAACATACGCCAGCTCGAGAACGCTCTCAAGCCCCTGTCGGAATTTCTCGCGCCCGTGTTCTTCGTGCAGATGGGTGCGAAGGTGGACCTGCGGGTGTTCTCGTCCGCGGAAACGCTATGGCTGGCTTTGGCGCTGACGATAGCCGCGATCGTCGGAAAGCAGGCCTGCTCGCTCGGGGTATGGGGGAAGGATATCAACCGGTGGGCCGTCGGGTTCGGCATGATACCGCGGGGGGAGGTCGGGCTGATTTTCGCCAGCATCGGGGCGACCCTCGTGCTCGCAGGCGAGCGCATCATAGACGCCACCACGTATTCCGCCGTCATCATCATGGTGCTGCTGACCACCCTCGCAACGCCGCCGCTGCTCAAGTGGTCACTGTCCTCCCGCAAGCCTCCCGCCGGCGCATAGACAAGGCCGGGTCCCCGCCGGAGTCGAGGGCTTCCCGGCGGGCTCGGCACGCCTCGCGGGGTACCCCTCGCGGGGGACGCCTTGCCCGGCCGTCCATGGCCGAGCTACGGCTCGCGAGCTCCTCGCTCCGCCCTCCCTGGCTCCCGCTTCGTCGCTCGACGCCCCCGCGAGGGGCACCCCGTCTCGGCGGCTCGCCCGCCGGCCAGCCCTCGGCGATGGCAGCACAAAGCATGCTGTAAGCGCACCTTTGGGGCGGGCATCCGTTGCTGCAACCGATCTCCATCCAGCATAGGCGGTATCATGGAATCAGAGGGTGAGGAAATAATGCCGAGCGCGGGCAGGATCCGGATGGAGGAGAGGTACGGAGCGATCCGGGAAGGGGCCGGTACGGTCGCGGTTCGGGGAAAGGAGTACAGCGTAAAGCAGGTCCTGGCGCAATGGATGATGGATGTTCCCGAGCTTTGGACGCTCGACGCAGGCGAATTGGGAGACGACCGGTACTGGGTCAGGGTCCTCGATGCGGACGACCGTTATGTCGTCGTATTCGAGTTCGACGGAAACTTCGACATCGTCGGTGAAATGCGTGTGGACAGCCTTGCCTGGGAAGGAGAGGCGTTTTTCACTTCCCGCACACGTTGACGAAGCGGTATATGGTATCTTTTCCCCATGATCGGTCCGCGGTTGTTGCGTATCATCGCGCTTATCACCGGATTGACCGCGCTTGCCGCCGCCCTTCCGTCGTTCGCGGCCGGCCCCGCATCCCAACAGTCGATCAGGATAGGGGTGGTTGCGCCTCTTTCCGGTCCGTTCGCTTCGGGCGGATCGTCTTTTCTCGAGGCCGCCACCTTGGCCGTGGAGCAGGCGAACGAGGCTGGAGGCGTCCTCGGGCGACGGATTGAGCTTGTGGTAGCCGATTCCCAGGGACGCGTCGAAACCGCAAAATCGGAAACGATGCGCCTGATCTCGAGGGAAAGGGTCTTCGCCATAGTCGGCGCTTACCTGTCCGAGGAAACGATCGGCGCGATCGAGGCGGCCACGGCCGCCCGGAAAATCCTCATTGTCCCCGTGGCGGCGACCGCGGAGATTACCGACGGAGTGAAGCGCGACTATCCCCGCTACCGGTACGTCTTCCGGGTCAGCTATTCGATACCCCAGTGGGCCGCCATGATGGCGGAATTCCTGCGGCAGCACCAGGCGAAGACGTACGCTTTCGTGGGAGCGGGAATCCGCTGGAACCGCGAACTGGCGGGAGCTCTGAAAAGATCCCTGGCCGGGCACGGGATAGTCCCGGTCTACGAGGCGTTCTATAGCCCGCGCAACCCCGCGTTCGAGCCGGTGGCCGTGGCCGCGACCGCGGCGTCCCCCGACTTTCTCGTGCTGGGGGACCCCGGGAAAAACTCCATTTCTTTCGTCAAGCGGATCCGCGAGGGAGGAAGCGTTGTCCCCATCCTCTCTGTGGGAGGATCGCTGGGAGACGAGCGGGTGGCGTCGACCCTCCCGCTTTCCGGCCCGCTATATGTTCAGGCTGCCGCCTGGAAGGGCTCCACCGACGCCGCGACCCGTTACGTGGAGGCCTTCGCGAAGCGGTTCGGTTATTCCCCCGTCGGTTATAGCGACACCCTGCCGCATGACGCGGTGGCGGTCCTTCTCGCCGCTATCCGATCGGCGGGAAGGCAGGATACGGATGCGGTGATTTCCGCCCTCGAGAAAGGCGCCTTTCCCGGCGTGGCGGGGACGTACCGGTTCGACGCATCCCACCAGGCGGCATGGGGCGCCGGGGCGCGGGACCTCCACGGAACCGTGATCCGGTGGGAAAAGGACGGCAGCCGGATCGTCTTCCCCCGGCGCTGAAGTAACGGACGGCGCCGCCGTGGAATCCCTCGCCCAGGTCCTTGTCGACGGCATCTTCACGGGGGCTTCCTACGCGCTTATGGCCGCAGGACTGGCGCTGATCCTCGGCGTCGTCAAGGTGGTCAATCTATCCCACGGGGCGTTTTTCACGCTGGGCGCATACGTCGCGTACGTGCTCGGGAGCCGGGGGATCGCGAACCCTCTCGCGTCCGTTTTCATGGCCGCGGTCATCGCATTCGCTTTCGGCGTGTTCCTCGGGAAAAGCTTCATCAACCCCGTGCGTTCCCACCCTTTCTCGGTGGCGGTCGGCTCGCTCGGGTTCGCCATCCTCTTCGAGCAGGCGGCCCAGATTCTGTGGGGCCCCCACCCGCTGTCGATCGACCTCGGCGCTCCCCTCGCCCGGATCGGCGGCGTCACTTTCCGGCGCTGGGGGGTGGTTTCCTTCCTCGTTTCCCTGGGGCTTATCGGCGGTCTTTCGCTTCTCCTGTCCGGACCGTGGGGCCTCCCCTTAAAACTCATCGCGGAGGACGAGGAGATCGCCGGCTCGGTAGGCATGGACGTCGAGAAGATACGCTACCTGACGTTCGGCGCCGCTTCTTCCATCGCCGCCGTGGCAGGCGCGCTGCTCGCACCCGCCGCGACGATAACTCCGACGATGGGCAGGGTTCCCCTTATCCTGTCTCTCATCGTCGTCATCGCTTCCGGGATGGAGAAGGTGTGGAACATCTTCTTCCTGGCAGCCGGGCTGGGGCTGCTTTCGAACGTGAGCGCCTATCTCATCGCACCGCACTGGTCGTACGTCCTGTCGCTGGCCGTCATATGCCTTCTCCTTGTGATTCGCCACGAAGGGCTGGGCACGGCGGGCCCGGTGCGGGACTACTGATGTGAAGAAACCCCCCATCGGAAAGATCCCAGGCGTCCTGGCCGCCGGGGCGGGCATCCTCCTGCTGCTGCCGCTTGCGGGGCTCGACGCTTTTCTGCTGGACGTGCTGACGATCGGCTTTCTGATCGCCGTCTACACGGGGTCGTGGGACATCGTCGGAGGACTCGCGGGCCAGATCTCGCTCGGCCACGCCCTTTTCTTCGGCGTCGCGACCTACGCCTGCGCGCTTCTCACGAGCCTTCTCGACTGGCCGTTCCCGCTGGCGGCCGGGGCGGCGCTGGTCCTCTCCACGACTGCCGGCGCGGCGGTGGGGATGCTGTCGGCCCCGCTCAAGGGCCCCTTCGTCGCGCTCCTGACCCTCGCTTTGGGAGAAGCGGCGCATGAATTTTTCCTCGGCCAGACCTTCTTCAGCCCCCAGGGGGCCTATTCGTGGGGCGGTGAGGGAGGCATCCCGGTCGTCCTCGGCATCCAGCCGTTGTCCCCATGGACCGCCTACTACGCCGCGCTCGCCTTCCTCGTCGCATGCACCTGGATCATGCTGCGGATCGCCCGTTCGGAAACAGGGCTCATATGGACGGCCCTTTCCGGCAGCGAGCTCTCCGCGCGCGCATCGGGAGTCGATATCCGAAAGCGGAAACTCCTTGCGTTCGTGATCGGGGGAGCGCTGGCGGGGGCTGCGGGAGTTGGGTTCGCCGCATGCGTGGGACGCGCCACCGCCGACGATTTCTCCCTGGAACTCTCTTTCCAGGCGGCCACATTCGCGGCCGTCGGCGGAAGGGGGACCATCGTGGGACCGATACTCGCCGCCCTCCTGTTCCATTCGCTTCTCCAGGGAACCGGGTTCTCTCCGGCAGCGAGGGTTCTCCTGTACGCGCTGGCGCTGCTGCTCACCTTGCGGTTCTTTCCCGCCGGTATCGCGGGCACGCTGCGGGAAAGGGCGAGGGCGCGCAGGATGACGGCAAGAATGGGGGAAATCCGTTGAGCGGACTGCTGGTCGCGGAAAAGATCGTGAAATCCTTCGGGACCAACCGCGTCCTGCGGGGGGTGACGATCTCCATCGGGCGGGGAGAGGTGGTCGGCCTCTTCGGGCCGAACGGTTCGGGGAAAACAACCCTTGCCAACATCATCTCCGGATTGGAGCGTCCCGACAAAGGGAGGATATTGTTCGGAGAGAAGGACGTGACGAACCTCTCCATGGACGCGCGCTTCCGCATCGGAATCACCCGCACGTTCCAGATCCCCGATCCGTACCCTTCCCTTACCGTCGTCGAATCGGTGAGGGTTGCGCTGCTTTGCGGCGAGGCGGCTCGAAAGAGGAGCGGCAAGGAAGCGGATCATCCCGGATTCCAGGAAAATCTCGACGCCCTCCTCGTGAGAACGGGCCTCTTCGCCCAACGGTACTGGCCTGCGGCGAAACTTTCCCAGGGATGCCTGCGGCGCCTCGAGTTCGCCAGGGCCATCTCCTGCCGGCCGAAGTTCGTCCTGCTCGACGAGGTGTTCTCCGCACTTTCCGCGCGGGACGAAGCGGAGCTGGTGGCCCTCATGCGCACCCTGCACCGGGAAGAGGACACTTCGTTCCTGCTGATCTCGCACAACCCGCTGATCCTCGAGGAACTATGCGACCGTGTAGTGGCGATCGAGGACGGGCGGGTCTTCTGGGAGGGGAAGCCGGGAGACCTCGCGAAGTACGTGCCTTCGGTGCACCACGCGCACGGGAACGGGAACGACTGCGGGAACCATGAGGCGGGTTAACCCGCATTTCTCATCAGGGTTCGTCGGGAGGAGCAGCAGTTGGATCTGAAGGTAAAGAACCTGACGGTCCGGCTCGGCCCGGTGCGGGCGGTGAGCGGCGTCACGCTATCGGTACGACAGGGGGAGCTCGTCGCCGTTTTCGGTGCGAACGGATCGGGCAAGACCACATTTCTAAAGGCTGTTGCGGGGCTTGCGCCGGTGTCGGAAGGGAGGATCACTTACCACGGGGAGGACATCACTCCCCTCCCGGCCCACGAACGGGTCGCACGGGGAGTGTATTACGTTTCCGACCGGGCGCGTGTCGCCCTGAGGATGACCGTGCGGGAAAACCTGGACGTGGGCGGGTACCTGCGTACTTCCGCGCAGCGGGAGATCTCCCGGCGGAACGTGCACGATCTCTTTCCCGTGCTGCGCGATAAGGCGAATGAGCCGGCGGGCATCCTTTCCGGAGGGGAGCGACAGATGCTGGTCATCGGCCGCTCTCTGATGGGGGACCCTTCGCTCCTCCTGTTCGACGAACCGTTCCTGGGACTCTCGAACGAGGTGCGCGACCGGATTCTCGGCGTTATCGAGGGGGCGCTCAAGGGGAAGGTGACGATCCTGCTGGCGGAGCACGACCTGGGCGCGGCCCTACGGGTGCTCGACAGGTACTGCATCTTCCTGAACGGAGAGCTGCTTCACCTGGGCAAGCGGAGCGACGTCACCGACGAGGAGCGTCTTCGCTCGGTGTTTCGCCGCTTCTACCAGCCGGGCGACCGGCGTGCAAGCGAAAGATCCGAAATCAAGGAGGATAAGAGATGATCGGGGAGCGGCAGAGGAAAGCGGGAAACGGGAGAAGGGAGCAGATCACGGTCTCGATTCCCGCGGAGCTGGCGGAAACCCTGAGGGAGTTCTGCCGGGACAAAAAGGTGCAGGCGGACATCGTGGTGGAACGCGCCCTCGAGGAGTATTTCCGCGAAGGGGACATGAGCCACTGAGCCGGACTCAAGGTACGCGGGAGGCTCAGTGAATTATTGAATATGAGGATTAGGGTTAAGCGCTCAGCGACTCGGAGATGAGCCCTGCGGTCTTCTCCCGCCGTTCGGCGTCACGGGCGCTGACGATCCCCGCCATCCGCTCCTTCCACGGCTCGAGGCGGAAGGAAGGGCGATCCTTCACGTAGGCGTCGATCAGCTCCCGGTAGAACCGGACCATCTCCCCAACCAGCGGGACCGAATACTCGCGGCCCTGTATCTTGATGGTGTCCACACCCAGATCGATCAGGGACGGGATGTCGTCGACGAGGAAGTACGCGATATTCGGCAGGACTACGCCGCTTGCCTCCGCCTCGCCGTTCTTCCCCACCTGGTCCCATTCGGTCAGGCAGACCCGGTAGCAGAGCCCGCCGCGATTGGGGCTCCCGAGGAAGTGGTTCTTGCCTTCCTCGTCGAATCGCCATTCCTGGCGGGTGTAGCTGCTCATCGTGCAGCGGCCCAGAAGCGTGTAGCAGGTCGTGGCATGGACGAGGACTTCCAGCCCTACCCCCGCCTCTTCCTTGATCCTGCGCATCTCGTCGCGGCCCATGCGGCATTCGGCCACGATCTGGGTGGCGCCGGCTTCCTTGTAGAACCGGGCGTCCTCCGCGTTGATGATGGTGCACCCGACGCTCGCATGGATCTGCACATCCGTGAAACGGCGTGACAGTGCGGTCATCGCACCCGCATCCGTCAGGATGAAGTCGCGGATCCCGGCTTTGTAGAATTTCTCCGTTTTGGCCATGAAGAGAGGGATTTCCCTGGACGCAGGAAGGGTATTGAACGCGACCCTGAGCACCTTCCCTTTGGAGCGGGCATATTCCGCCGACTCGATGATCTGATCGTCGGCCATTTCATATTGGGCCCGGCGGCGGCTCCACCCCTTGGCGCCCACATACACCGCGTCCGCTCCGTTGTCCAGAACCGCCCGGACCATCTCGGGGGTCCCGCCGGATGCCAGAAGCTCCGCCATTCCAGTCGTCCTCCTCAAAGTTGTGGCTCTGGGAAGCGCAATTATACCTTAGACTTGCCTTCCTGTAAAACAGCGCCGACGTAAAGCCTTCCGGTCTTGCCGAAGTAATAGCCGTTGCAGAGACCCTCCCGGGAATGCCTTTTCACGGTTTCAGCCCATGCCCGGCCGACTTCGTACTCCTGCCCCGAGGCAGCCAGTTCCAGGGCTTCGCGATACACCCGGCCGATCTGCGACCGGTAGGCGGCTGTTTCGTATAAGCCCTCGATTTTAAAAACGGAAAACCCGGAGGAAAGGAGCGCGGGCAGATGCTCCAGCATGCACATGTCCCGGCCGCTCAACACTCCTTTTCCCACCGTTTTCAGCACCCATCCTCCTTCGCGTTTCCCCTTCCCGGCCGTTTCGGAACCGCTGAGAGGGCCGGGCTTGCTCTTGTTCAGCCAATGCTCCTCCCGGCATGCGGCGGGGCACTTCGTGTCGGTCTCTTCCGGCTCCGTCAGAAGCGAACATCGGTCGGTCACCCCGAGGGGGATCTTGCCGTGAACCAGGACCTCGACTTCCACCTTTCCCTCGCGGGCGATGATTTCCATCTCCGTCAAACTGACCTCCGCGTTCGGGCGGACGCGGACCGCCCCGTACTCCGACATCACCTGCGCGGAAAGGTGCGTGTATACGTTGGCGAACGCTCCCATGTGGGCGGGAAGAGGGTTCCCCTTCTCGCGCAGGATCCGAAGCACCCCCATGTTGTGGATCTCCAGCGCCTGGACTCCGGCGGCGCGGGCGGCATCGATGATCCGCTCAACCTGCGGGAGATCGCGTCCCCGGGGGGCTGCCGGGGTCGTCAGGTACGCCTTTTTTCCCGCTTTGCGCAGTGAGGCCACGGTTTCTGGGAGGAGGGATACGTCCTCCGCGAAGTTTTCTTCTACGCGGCGGCAATACGGGTTCCCCAGGCAAACTGCGTCATAAGGGCCTAGGTCGGTACCGGCAAGTTCCCGTGGTGATGCGATCGTCGCAATGAGTTCCGTCATGGGCGCGGAAATCCGGGAAAGGATTCGGAAGTAAGCTAATGCGCCATCCCGATTGCGAGACGGTACACTATCTCCCGCCTTTCTTCAAGTCGATCAGGATCAGCTTGATGATGGCCTTGAGCGTTTCGAAGACGCCCACCCCCGTCGTGGCCACAGCCTCGAACTCGGGGACGTTCCGGTAATTGAGAAGCGCGTGAAGCTGCGACACCGATGCCACCTGGGACAAATCCCTTTTATTGTACTGCATCACGAGGGGAATCCTGTCACCGTCGTAACCTTGTTCCCGCAGGTTTCCCTGAAGGTTCTCCAGGGACTCCACGTTGGCGTCCATCCGCGTGAGCTGGGAGTCGGCGGAAAAAACCACGCCGTCCACTCCCCGCAGGATAAGTCGGCGGCTGGCGTCGTAAAACACCTGTCCGGGTACGGTGTAGAGGTGGAACCGGGTCTTGAAGCCCCGTATCTCGCCGAGCGAAAGCGGCAGAAAGTCGAAGAATAGGGTGCGCTCGCTTTCCGTGGCAAGGGAGATCATCTTCCCGCGCGAATCCGGGTTCATCCTGCGGTAGATGTACTGCAAGTTCGTCGTTTTTCCGCACAGGCCGGGCCCGTAGTACACGATCTTGCAGTTGATTTCGCGCAGCGAGTAGTTGATGAAGGACATTATTTGAACAGGCTCTCGATGTCGGCCTCGGTGAGCTCCTCGATGTCTCCCTCTTCCTCTTTCGCTGCCCCGGCGTCTATGTCGCGGAGGATTCTTTCGAGGTCCACCGACGCCCTGCGCGTCCGCAGCCGCACGAGCCCGACGGAGGAGCGCCGGTCGAAGATAACCACGAGGATCAGCCGGTTCGCCACGACGGAGATGTGCATGTTGTCCCGTTCCCCCTCATGGAAAAGGATGGAAAACTCCTTTTCACCGATGAGGGAGGCAAGCCCCCCCGTGGCTGCGATGTTTCCCGCCGCCAGCGAAGCCAGGGAGGTGGTGTCGAAATTCTCCGTTTCTCCCGAAGAGGCGATAAGGGACCCGTTCTTGTCGATAAGAAAGACCACTTTGGCGAAGGAATTCGCCAGGAGTTTCTTCAGGACGGCCTGAAAATCGAGGAATTCCTTCTCGCGTAGGATGAAATGCCCTTGCGCCATAGGCGAAAGATACCATAGGGAAAGAGAAATCAAAAGACGGCGGTTGCCGCGCGTCACCGATCCGGGACGATCCAGCCGCCGACGGGCGTCACCCAATCCTTCGCATCCTTCGAATACCCCAGGATGTAGCAACCTTTGGAAGCGAAGCGCTGCCCGGGGCCCAGCGCCATGCGGGGATAGGCGGAGGGAGTCAGCGCGTCCTCCGCCTGGTGCTCGATCCATTCGATGAAATAGTCCCTCGAGAAATTGCCCAGCAGGTGATCCAGCGCCTCCATCGCGAGCGCGGCCGCAAACAGCGTGTTCGCCTGCAGGCGTTCCTCAGCGCGCCCCATCCCCCGGCTCCGGAGCCACGCTCTCGAACGGGCCATTCGCCGTTCTTCGTCCAGGGGTTGCGTGAAGGAATGGAGGAGATGGACCCTGTCCCTGAGCGATTCCGGGACCGGGATGTTCCTTCCGCCCGTCAGTCCCGAAGAGAGATAGATCCGTTCGGGGAGGACCGCAGGCTCATCCGGAAGGCCGAGTCCGCCCGGTCCGGCGGCGCGAAGCCAGAGCACGACCGCGTATGGCCGATCCGACGCCGTCACGCCAGCCCAGAAGGCGGGCGTCAGTGCTTCGTTTTCGCCGATGCGCCGGTCCCTGAGGCCTGCGACGTTGTTTTTGCGCAGGGCGCTCCTGAACGCTTCGGCGGAAATCGTTCCCGCCTCGTCGCTCCGGTAGACCTGGACGATCGTACCTTCCCGCATCGACTCCCTTTCTCCTCCCAAGTGCCGTGCGAGCGCCTCCGCCTCGAGCGCCATCCCCCGGGAAAAGTAGAAGGAGTAATAGTTTGTCTCTGATACGACGGGAAGGACAACGTTCGGGAAGAGGGAAGGGACCTCGTACTTCTCGCAAAAACGGTGGACCGGCCCCCATCCGTTTTCGGCGATTCCGCCGATCAAGGCGAAGACGGGCCGCGCCCTGTAATGCTCCTCGAGTTGGGCCTCCCATGCCGCTTCGTGCCCCGACATCTCCCATACGTCGAGTTCCCACTTCCGGAACGCCCCGAACTGCTTCGCCCCGGCCAGTCCGGGGAGCTTTCCCTTCCGTAAAATATTCCGCGGATCGCCGCCGATGTCCGCAAAATAGGTCCGAAGGACGTCCAGCATCGCTTTCCGTTTCGCTGGATCGGTCCGGCCGTCGACCACGGTCGCGAAGCGGATGGTTTCCTCGGTAACGCCCGGTGCGACGGAAACGGACATGGACTTCAGGTAGGAAATCAGGAAGCGTAGATCCCCGTCGCCGAGCCGATAACGCGGCATCGCCGGGCCGAGGATCCGTTCCGAGGGATCGATCCCCTCGCGTATCGCCCGGGCGAGCGTCTCGTCCGTGTATGCCGGCCACTTCCCCGCCCCGTTCCGCAGCGATTGGAACGGCCCGCGCGCATATAGCTCCGAGGGACGGTAGAGGGCCGTCCCGGTCACGGGACGCGCGATCGTGCGGCCTTCGATGGAGCCCATCCCGCTGCGGCGGTGGCAGCTCACGCATGCGGCCTGTTTTCCCGCCAGAGGCACGTCATCACGGATCCGCGCCTGCACCGGTTCCCCCGAGGGGAGCAATCCCTCCCGGTAGATACGCTTCCCGTGAAGTTCTTCTTGCCCGCCACCTGTTCCGGTTTGTAAGGGTTTCGGATCGGTTGCTCCTGCAAGAAGAGGAAGCGATACGGCAATGGCCCCGAGGAGAGTCAGGAGACGCTTTCCTGCCGGTCTGCGGCGTGGCGGTACGGTCAACGGGCCGTCAGGATCGACCTGGCTTCGCGTTCGAGCTCCTCGGCGCTCAGGATCCCGTCGAGACGCGTCCAGGAAATTTCGTGGGATGCGCGCAGGTAGGTGTAAGGGGCATGCTTCATTTTGTTTCCCCGGTAGGCGTCGAAGGCGTGCTGGATCGATACTATGTCGGCCGCGCTCCCCGTCAGGAACATCCATCCGGAATCCGCGGAGAACCGGTTCGCATATTCCTTCATCACGGCGGGAGTGTCGTATTCAGGATCGATCGTGATGGACACCATCCGGATTTTATCCCGGTCCGCGCCGAGATCCTGCCGGAGCTTGGAGACGGATGCGGTCAACAAGGGGCAGATTGTGGGGCACGTCGTGAATATAAAGTTCAGCATAACCGGGTTTCCGCCTCCGAGCGCCTCACGCAGCGTAATCCCCGCACCGTCCGGTCCCCTCAGGGTGACGTCGGGCACTTCATAAGAGGAAACGGACCGCTTATAACCTTCCTGCGGCGCCTTCCCTCCGTGATGATGCATGTGTTCCTTGTGTCCTGCATGTTCGTGGTGATGTTTGTGCTCATCCGCAAAGCCCCTTACCGGCCCCGCCGCCAGTAATATCGCCGCCGTTCCCGCGAGAAAATGGGAAACAGGTCCCATGTTTATTCCTTTCCGCTACAGTATTCCAACCGGTTTCCACCTGGACCGCCGATTTGATGCCCTGGTCCCTGTATATGATTCCTGCGCGTCGAAGATAAAAAAACCCGGGAGGCTTTTGGGGGCTCCCCGGGTTTCCATGCAAGTATTCAGGACCGTCCCTATAAAAGCGGGTTCTTGTGCATCTCCTTTAGGCGGAGCCAGCGGCGGTCCACCTCGGTCTGGAAAGCATCGAGCACGTGCTTGCAGTCGGGCTTCAGCATGTGCTTGG
Proteins encoded in this region:
- a CDS encoding ATP-binding cassette domain-containing protein, which encodes MDLKVKNLTVRLGPVRAVSGVTLSVRQGELVAVFGANGSGKTTFLKAVAGLAPVSEGRITYHGEDITPLPAHERVARGVYYVSDRARVALRMTVRENLDVGGYLRTSAQREISRRNVHDLFPVLRDKANEPAGILSGGERQMLVIGRSLMGDPSLLLFDEPFLGLSNEVRDRILGVIEGALKGKVTILLAEHDLGAALRVLDRYCIFLNGELLHLGKRSDVTDEERLRSVFRRFYQPGDRRASERSEIKEDKR
- a CDS encoding SCO family protein: MGPVSHFLAGTAAILLAAGPVRGFADEHKHHHEHAGHKEHMHHHGGKAPQEGYKRSVSSYEVPDVTLRGPDGAGITLREALGGGNPVMLNFIFTTCPTICPLLTASVSKLRQDLGADRDKIRMVSITIDPEYDTPAVMKEYANRFSADSGWMFLTGSAADIVSIQHAFDAYRGNKMKHAPYTYLRASHEISWTRLDGILSAEELEREARSILTAR
- a CDS encoding U32 family peptidase produces the protein MTELIATIASPRELAGTDLGPYDAVCLGNPYCRRVEENFAEDVSLLPETVASLRKAGKKAYLTTPAAPRGRDLPQVERIIDAARAAGVQALEIHNMGVLRILREKGNPLPAHMGAFANVYTHLSAQVMSEYGAVRVRPNAEVSLTEMEIIAREGKVEVEVLVHGKIPLGVTDRCSLLTEPEETDTKCPAACREEHWLNKSKPGPLSGSETAGKGKREGGWVLKTVGKGVLSGRDMCMLEHLPALLSSGFSVFKIEGLYETAAYRSQIGRVYREALELAASGQEYEVGRAWAETVKRHSREGLCNGYYFGKTGRLYVGAVLQEGKSKV
- a CDS encoding branched-chain amino acid ABC transporter permease; this translates as MKKPPIGKIPGVLAAGAGILLLLPLAGLDAFLLDVLTIGFLIAVYTGSWDIVGGLAGQISLGHALFFGVATYACALLTSLLDWPFPLAAGAALVLSTTAGAAVGMLSAPLKGPFVALLTLALGEAAHEFFLGQTFFSPQGAYSWGGEGGIPVVLGIQPLSPWTAYYAALAFLVACTWIMLRIARSETGLIWTALSGSELSARASGVDIRKRKLLAFVIGGALAGAAGVGFAACVGRATADDFSLELSFQAATFAAVGGRGTIVGPILAALLFHSLLQGTGFSPAARVLLYALALLLTLRFFPAGIAGTLRERARARRMTARMGEIR
- a CDS encoding branched-chain amino acid ABC transporter permease; amino-acid sequence: MESLAQVLVDGIFTGASYALMAAGLALILGVVKVVNLSHGAFFTLGAYVAYVLGSRGIANPLASVFMAAVIAFAFGVFLGKSFINPVRSHPFSVAVGSLGFAILFEQAAQILWGPHPLSIDLGAPLARIGGVTFRRWGVVSFLVSLGLIGGLSLLLSGPWGLPLKLIAEDEEIAGSVGMDVEKIRYLTFGAASSIAAVAGALLAPAATITPTMGRVPLILSLIVVIASGMEKVWNIFFLAAGLGLLSNVSAYLIAPHWSYVLSLAVICLLLVIRHEGLGTAGPVRDY
- a CDS encoding ABC transporter substrate-binding protein, which translates into the protein MIGPRLLRIIALITGLTALAAALPSFAAGPASQQSIRIGVVAPLSGPFASGGSSFLEAATLAVEQANEAGGVLGRRIELVVADSQGRVETAKSETMRLISRERVFAIVGAYLSEETIGAIEAATAARKILIVPVAATAEITDGVKRDYPRYRYVFRVSYSIPQWAAMMAEFLRQHQAKTYAFVGAGIRWNRELAGALKRSLAGHGIVPVYEAFYSPRNPAFEPVAVAATAASPDFLVLGDPGKNSISFVKRIREGGSVVPILSVGGSLGDERVASTLPLSGPLYVQAAAWKGSTDAATRYVEAFAKRFGYSPVGYSDTLPHDAVAVLLAAIRSAGRQDTDAVISALEKGAFPGVAGTYRFDASHQAAWGAGARDLHGTVIRWEKDGSRIVFPRR
- a CDS encoding ABC transporter ATP-binding protein; the protein is MSGLLVAEKIVKSFGTNRVLRGVTISIGRGEVVGLFGPNGSGKTTLANIISGLERPDKGRILFGEKDVTNLSMDARFRIGITRTFQIPDPYPSLTVVESVRVALLCGEAARKRSGKEADHPGFQENLDALLVRTGLFAQRYWPAAKLSQGCLRRLEFARAISCRPKFVLLDEVFSALSARDEAELVALMRTLHREEDTSFLLISHNPLILEELCDRVVAIEDGRVFWEGKPGDLAKYVPSVHHAHGNGNDCGNHEAG
- a CDS encoding U32 family peptidase → MAELLASGGTPEMVRAVLDNGADAVYVGAKGWSRRRAQYEMADDQIIESAEYARSKGKVLRVAFNTLPASREIPLFMAKTEKFYKAGIRDFILTDAGAMTALSRRFTDVQIHASVGCTIINAEDARFYKEAGATQIVAECRMGRDEMRRIKEEAGVGLEVLVHATTCYTLLGRCTMSSYTRQEWRFDEEGKNHFLGSPNRGGLCYRVCLTEWDQVGKNGEAEASGVVLPNIAYFLVDDIPSLIDLGVDTIKIQGREYSVPLVGEMVRFYRELIDAYVKDRPSFRLEPWKERMAGIVSARDAERREKTAGLISESLSA
- a CDS encoding GTPase domain-containing protein, whose translation is MSFINYSLREINCKIVYYGPGLCGKTTNLQYIYRRMNPDSRGKMISLATESERTLFFDFLPLSLGEIRGFKTRFHLYTVPGQVFYDASRRLILRGVDGVVFSADSQLTRMDANVESLENLQGNLREQGYDGDRIPLVMQYNKRDLSQVASVSQLHALLNYRNVPEFEAVATTGVGVFETLKAIIKLILIDLKKGGR
- a CDS encoding roadblock/LC7 domain-containing protein yields the protein MAQGHFILREKEFLDFQAVLKKLLANSFAKVVFLIDKNGSLIASSGETENFDTTSLASLAAGNIAATGGLASLIGEKEFSILFHEGERDNMHISVVANRLILVVIFDRRSSVGLVRLRTRRASVDLERILRDIDAGAAKEEEGDIEELTEADIESLFK